The following are from one region of the Paenibacillus sp. KS-LC4 genome:
- a CDS encoding pyridoxamine 5'-phosphate oxidase family protein, which produces MNGVRYKIREVLDSDQIDAFLHKARIGNLGMVDGQLPYVVPLNFVWAKGKLYFHGAAGGRRNQVMSANSEVCFTVCEEYGTITDPVPAKTDTAYMSVMIFGKAELIDDLDEATYMLQEMLHKYVPGYYNRPLSKQHVDKYRSAIFQSPVQVYRVDPYHITAKANPIEEEKMYK; this is translated from the coding sequence ATGAATGGAGTTCGTTACAAAATAAGAGAAGTGTTGGACAGTGACCAAATAGATGCCTTTTTGCATAAAGCGCGAATTGGGAATCTGGGCATGGTTGATGGTCAGCTGCCATATGTGGTTCCGCTTAATTTTGTTTGGGCAAAGGGGAAGCTTTATTTTCATGGAGCCGCAGGCGGGAGGCGCAATCAGGTGATGAGTGCGAATTCCGAGGTCTGTTTTACGGTTTGCGAGGAATATGGAACTATTACCGATCCCGTACCTGCTAAGACGGACACGGCATATATGAGTGTTATGATTTTTGGAAAGGCCGAGCTTATTGATGATCTGGACGAGGCTACCTACATGCTGCAAGAAATGCTTCATAAATATGTGCCTGGCTACTATAATCGTCCGTTGTCCAAGCAGCATGTAGACAAATATAGGTCTGCTATTTTCCAATCACCTGTTCAAGTCTACCGGGTTGATCCTTATCATATTACGGCGAAAGCCAATCCAATCGAGGAAGAAAAAATGTACAAATAA
- a CDS encoding benzoate/H(+) symporter BenE family transporter: MNPTSSSLRGRDWISPTIAALISVIVNYGGTFILVFQAAKVAGLSPEMTASWILSISVGVGITGIWLSYRYREPIITAWSTPGVAFLVSVLAITPYEEAIGAYMISALGFIVLGLSGMFERFVRLIPPGIASGLLAGILLQFGISAFGGAKADPLLVIVLFAVYVLLKRYTSRYAIVGILVIGLIYLISLGKVDFSTIKLAIASPVFIVPAFSLHALLGVALPLFIITLTGQYMPGMLVLRNDGFKTSANPILLVTGLGSLVAAPFGSHAFNVAAITAAICTGKDAHEDSTKRYIAGIVCGIFYIVVGIFGVTLAALFLILPATFIATLAGLALLGTIGSSLAGALTEPKGRETALITFLATAANVTLLGVGGAFWGLVAGLAAHLLIHGQFRRKPNKASGIQQGEQK; encoded by the coding sequence ATGAACCCAACATCATCTTCGCTGCGCGGCCGTGATTGGATATCGCCCACTATAGCTGCGTTAATTTCTGTCATTGTCAACTATGGGGGGACATTTATTCTCGTATTTCAAGCGGCAAAGGTCGCGGGTCTGAGTCCCGAAATGACCGCTTCATGGATATTGTCAATTTCCGTAGGCGTGGGGATAACGGGTATATGGCTAAGCTATCGCTATCGTGAACCGATCATTACAGCTTGGTCAACACCAGGTGTGGCTTTTCTTGTGTCGGTATTAGCGATAACTCCCTATGAGGAAGCGATAGGTGCTTATATGATCTCCGCTTTAGGATTTATTGTTCTAGGACTGTCGGGAATGTTCGAAAGGTTCGTCCGGCTTATTCCTCCGGGCATTGCTTCTGGACTGCTAGCAGGTATTTTACTACAGTTTGGTATATCGGCCTTTGGCGGAGCGAAAGCTGATCCTTTGCTGGTCATTGTCTTGTTTGCTGTTTATGTACTATTAAAAAGGTATACGTCCCGTTATGCTATCGTCGGCATTTTAGTTATTGGACTTATTTATTTGATCAGCTTGGGAAAAGTAGATTTCAGCACGATCAAATTAGCTATCGCTTCACCGGTATTCATCGTTCCTGCGTTTTCACTGCATGCTTTATTAGGTGTTGCCTTGCCGTTATTCATTATTACATTGACGGGACAATATATGCCTGGGATGCTAGTCTTGCGAAATGATGGGTTTAAGACGAGTGCGAATCCGATTTTGCTCGTAACGGGCTTGGGCTCGCTTGTAGCAGCGCCATTTGGCTCGCATGCTTTCAATGTAGCAGCTATTACTGCGGCGATTTGTACAGGGAAGGATGCGCACGAGGATTCAACAAAACGTTACATTGCGGGTATTGTCTGCGGCATTTTTTATATAGTTGTTGGGATATTTGGTGTTACGCTGGCTGCTCTGTTTCTAATTCTTCCAGCTACCTTCATCGCGACGTTAGCGGGGCTCGCCTTGCTCGGGACAATTGGCAGCAGCCTTGCGGGCGCTTTAACGGAGCCCAAGGGTCGTGAGACCGCGCTCATTACTTTTTTGGCAACGGCAGCAAATGTTACATTGCTTGGTGTTGGCGGTGCATTCTGGGGTCTGGTTGCAGGCTTGGCCGCACATCTTTTGATCCATGGACAATTTCGCCGCAAACCTAATAAGGCGAGTGGCATACAGCAAGGCGAACAAAAATAA
- a CDS encoding PLP-dependent aminotransferase family protein, translating to MLKVNRDDARPIWQQLLDQAIHNITSGNWPPGELLLPTRELALLVGVSRSTIQIVYEELFSRGYTVTSRRGGTRVSDWSQKSRSMEEVITGGPVTPELPLLNDAVSQLQHWFRGKENRNVEIDFSPHEPYLDQHFQTNWRHSFLQASKKTDLASWAYGNPYGFVPLREQIQRYLSLERGVHVHIDQIILTSGAQHSLDLIAQALLNEGETVCVEDPGFPASWMAMKYRHMNVLPIPVDDYGIQADRIPAQTKLVYVTPSHQCAVGVITSEPRRQQLLHMAAQHQFWIVEDDYDSEFRYRGDPLPTLFSQQPQSTLYMMSFSKMVAPGIRISAIVGPTEAIRQLAHVHELTYRHLPIMEQLTLAHFIEHGHFMRHMRRVRNVYRRRHEAMTKAIIATGLSARFKLSGVETGLHMLLEAENSFDEQSATNQALEKGIRVYPLSNYGLESDRKGWVLGFAKVDELAIETGIQRLAELLL from the coding sequence ATGCTCAAAGTTAACCGTGACGACGCACGTCCCATCTGGCAGCAGCTGCTTGATCAAGCGATACATAATATTACGAGCGGAAATTGGCCTCCCGGCGAATTGCTGCTGCCTACTCGTGAGCTCGCCCTGCTCGTCGGTGTCTCTCGTTCAACTATACAGATTGTGTATGAGGAATTATTCAGTCGAGGCTATACGGTTACTTCCAGGCGCGGAGGAACACGAGTTAGCGACTGGAGCCAGAAAAGCCGTTCTATGGAGGAAGTTATAACTGGGGGACCTGTTACCCCTGAGCTGCCTTTATTAAACGATGCAGTCAGCCAGTTGCAGCATTGGTTCAGAGGCAAGGAAAATAGAAATGTGGAGATCGACTTTAGCCCGCACGAGCCTTATTTGGATCAACATTTTCAAACAAACTGGAGACACTCTTTTTTACAAGCCTCCAAAAAAACAGATTTAGCCAGCTGGGCTTACGGCAACCCCTATGGCTTCGTGCCGCTGCGCGAGCAGATTCAACGTTATTTGTCACTTGAGCGAGGCGTCCACGTCCATATTGATCAAATCATATTAACCTCGGGCGCACAGCATAGTCTGGATTTAATTGCCCAAGCTCTGTTAAATGAAGGAGAAACCGTTTGCGTAGAGGATCCGGGCTTTCCTGCTTCATGGATGGCGATGAAATATCGGCACATGAATGTACTTCCCATCCCTGTCGACGATTACGGAATACAAGCAGATCGTATTCCCGCTCAAACAAAGCTTGTTTATGTTACTCCTTCACATCAGTGTGCAGTTGGGGTGATTACGTCGGAGCCTCGCAGACAGCAATTGCTGCATATGGCGGCTCAACATCAGTTTTGGATCGTTGAGGACGACTACGATAGCGAGTTTCGATATCGCGGCGACCCACTCCCAACCTTGTTTAGCCAGCAGCCTCAGAGCACGCTGTATATGATGAGTTTTTCCAAAATGGTCGCTCCTGGCATTCGAATATCCGCCATTGTTGGCCCAACAGAGGCCATTCGCCAGCTTGCCCATGTCCATGAATTAACCTATCGCCATCTTCCGATTATGGAGCAATTGACGCTTGCCCATTTTATCGAGCACGGGCATTTCATGCGCCATATGAGAAGGGTCAGAAATGTATATCGGCGCAGACACGAAGCCATGACAAAGGCTATCATCGCGACCGGTCTAAGTGCACGGTTTAAACTTAGCGGTGTAGAGACGGGCTTGCATATGCTTCTTGAAGCGGAAAACTCATTTGATGAACAATCTGCTACAAACCAAGCGCTCGAAAAAGGCATACGTGTTTATCCACTTAGCAATTATGGTTTGGAAAGTGATCGAAAGGGATGGGTGCTCGGCTTTGCTAAAGTAGACGAGTTAGCAATAGAGACGGGCATTCAGCGTCTTGCGGAGCTGCTTTTATAA
- a CDS encoding alpha/beta hydrolase-fold protein → MAMMQVHFYSKSMRREVTFNALIPLDKFEMPGQAAAEKKPMKALYLLNGYTGSFTDWISYTRIRELSNNHQIAVFMPSGENHFYVDDPGKGELFGEYVGNELVAFTREMFPLSARREDTFIGGLSMGGYGAIRNGLKYAGNFSKIMAFSSAILPYQIAGAAEDYRDGVADYNYFTRVFGDLNQLLGSDKDPEALILNLKRSNEEIPRIYMACGTEDFLLDVNQKFHNFLVAENVEVSYTESPGAHTWDFWNDYLEKAILWALDDEK, encoded by the coding sequence ATGGCAATGATGCAGGTTCATTTTTATTCAAAGTCGATGAGAAGAGAAGTTACCTTTAATGCACTGATTCCATTAGACAAGTTTGAAATGCCGGGACAAGCGGCAGCGGAGAAAAAACCGATGAAGGCACTCTATTTATTAAATGGTTATACGGGAAGCTTCACGGACTGGATTAGCTACACAAGAATTAGGGAGCTTTCCAATAACCACCAAATCGCGGTGTTCATGCCATCCGGAGAAAATCATTTTTATGTGGACGACCCAGGCAAAGGTGAATTATTCGGAGAATATGTCGGCAATGAATTGGTTGCGTTTACAAGGGAAATGTTCCCTTTGTCAGCAAGAAGAGAGGATACCTTTATTGGCGGTTTATCCATGGGCGGCTACGGTGCGATCCGTAATGGCTTGAAGTATGCCGGGAATTTCAGCAAAATTATGGCGTTCTCCTCTGCCATTTTACCCTATCAAATTGCGGGAGCTGCTGAGGATTATCGGGATGGAGTAGCGGATTACAACTATTTTACACGGGTATTCGGCGACTTAAATCAACTGCTAGGGAGCGATAAAGATCCGGAAGCGCTGATTTTAAACCTAAAACGGAGCAACGAGGAGATTCCTCGTATTTATATGGCTTGCGGTACCGAGGATTTTCTACTCGACGTCAATCAGAAGTTCCATAACTTTCTGGTTGCCGAAAATGTTGAAGTCTCGTATACCGAAAGCCCCGGTGCCCATACATGGGACTTTTGGAATGATTACCTCGAAAAAGCGATCCTTTGGGCGCTGGATGATGAAAAATAA
- a CDS encoding AraC family transcriptional regulator, giving the protein MAANFIAPKLGQFISEAIVPDVKTTINLFGMHLRKVSGQWDYPVHTHPQYEINYVLEGEQLFIVNDRPYFQQAGALMFLQPGASHSSKSGNGKPFTYFCLHFDIDDRMFLSLLSRLDSVLFDTDSHVVQQLRPALNKVIEMSSQLAEHSTVKLTERMRLQSAVFELFGQLWEALSAEADLHSSVSYEKVQLAHQIRDKLQGLIYQQFKQDAAAVSQHYGIDDIAAELGISVSHCNRVFRKVFEISPRVFLSNEMLHEAKMLLHDPQMSISQISAILGYRDISHFSRQFKRWHGASPSEYRRSHDENK; this is encoded by the coding sequence ATGGCAGCCAATTTTATAGCGCCTAAACTGGGGCAATTCATTAGCGAAGCGATTGTCCCCGATGTCAAAACAACGATAAACCTGTTTGGCATGCATTTGCGCAAAGTAAGCGGACAATGGGACTATCCGGTGCATACCCATCCCCAATATGAAATCAATTACGTGCTTGAGGGCGAGCAATTGTTTATCGTCAATGACCGTCCTTATTTCCAGCAGGCTGGGGCTCTCATGTTCCTTCAGCCAGGCGCCTCCCACTCCAGCAAAAGCGGGAATGGCAAACCGTTCACATATTTTTGCCTGCATTTTGACATTGATGATCGGATGTTTTTATCCTTATTAAGTCGGCTCGATTCTGTTCTGTTTGATACCGATAGCCATGTCGTCCAGCAATTAAGGCCCGCTCTCAACAAGGTTATTGAAATGTCGAGCCAGCTCGCTGAGCATTCCACAGTCAAGCTTACGGAACGGATGCGGCTTCAATCCGCTGTGTTTGAGCTGTTCGGCCAGCTTTGGGAAGCCCTTTCTGCGGAGGCCGACCTCCACTCCTCCGTCTCCTATGAGAAGGTCCAACTGGCTCATCAAATTCGCGACAAGCTGCAGGGTCTTATCTACCAGCAATTCAAGCAGGATGCTGCTGCAGTCAGCCAGCATTACGGTATTGACGACATTGCGGCTGAGCTTGGCATTAGTGTCTCCCACTGCAACCGCGTGTTTAGGAAGGTTTTTGAAATATCGCCGCGCGTGTTTCTCTCTAACGAGATGCTGCATGAGGCGAAGATGCTGCTTCATGATCCGCAAATGTCAATCAGCCAAATTTCCGCCATTCTCGGCTACCGTGATATTTCGCATTTTAGCCGGCAGTTCAAGCGCTGGCATGGTGCCTCGCCGAGTGAGTATCGACGCTCGCATGACGAAAACAAATAG
- a CDS encoding alpha-glucuronidase family glycosyl hydrolase, translating into MNENASKHKSAESGYRAWLSYNKALPGAQLEKNRQWGGAIVSLEEQETIQAAAAELKLGLEAMLGHSVSASAEQGQRYITLGTFAALNVRYQGLFSEKDIRAAKAEGFVIRTSHAHSCLAIGAASPAGVLYGVFHLLRLIGTGAAIDELDLVSAPVNGLRMINHWDNFDGSIERGYAGNSFLYTNNRFTKDQERLRDYARMMASVGINAIVINNVNVHQEETLFITSTYLPQVAKLAAIFRVYGIRLYLSINFASPIQIGGLVTADPLDQKVQAWWSNKASEIYAAIPDFGGFLVKADSENRPGPFTYDRDHAEGANMLAQALEPHGGIVIWRCFVYNCKQDWRDRTTDRARAAYDHFKPLDGRFNDNVVLQIKNGPLDFQVREPVSPLFGALEHTNQLIEFQITQEYTGQQRHLCYLVPQWKEILEFNTYAEGKQAPVKRIVDGSLWGNSINGMAAVTNVGADSNWSGHLLAQANLYGYGRLAWNPELTSEQIASEWIQLTLTLDTAVHDVALGLLMDSWSIYESYTAPLGIGWMVNPDHHYGPNVDGYEYSPWGTYHFADNNGLGVDRTVQTGTGYSAQYMGTNAEVYNSLEHCPDELLLFFHHVPYTHVLHSGKTVIQHIYDTHFEGVERAAQLLAAWSTLKGQLEEGLYLQVEERLREQARHAEEWRDQINTYFLRKSGIEDEHHRKIY; encoded by the coding sequence ATGAATGAGAATGCGAGTAAGCATAAGTCAGCGGAAAGCGGCTATCGTGCTTGGCTCAGCTATAACAAGGCTTTGCCAGGTGCGCAATTGGAGAAGAATCGCCAGTGGGGCGGCGCAATCGTTTCCTTGGAAGAACAGGAAACGATTCAGGCTGCGGCGGCTGAATTAAAGCTTGGTCTGGAAGCTATGCTGGGTCATTCCGTGTCAGCCTCTGCCGAGCAGGGGCAGCGTTATATCACGCTCGGAACGTTTGCTGCCTTAAATGTGCGCTATCAAGGCTTGTTTAGCGAAAAAGATATTCGGGCCGCAAAAGCGGAAGGGTTCGTTATTCGCACGAGCCATGCACATTCCTGTCTAGCAATCGGTGCTGCATCGCCAGCAGGTGTGCTTTATGGCGTATTTCATTTGCTGAGGCTTATAGGTACAGGCGCGGCAATTGATGAGCTTGATCTCGTCAGCGCTCCGGTAAACGGACTGCGGATGATTAATCATTGGGATAATTTCGACGGCAGCATTGAGCGTGGTTATGCCGGAAATTCTTTTTTGTATACAAATAATCGTTTTACGAAGGATCAGGAGCGGCTGCGCGATTACGCCAGAATGATGGCTTCGGTTGGCATTAATGCGATTGTGATTAACAATGTCAACGTTCATCAGGAGGAGACGCTGTTTATTACGTCCACCTACCTGCCGCAAGTGGCGAAGCTTGCTGCTATTTTTCGCGTTTATGGTATTCGTCTGTACCTCAGCATCAATTTCGCGAGTCCGATTCAAATCGGCGGGCTGGTGACGGCCGATCCGCTGGATCAGAAGGTGCAAGCCTGGTGGAGCAATAAAGCTTCAGAAATATACGCAGCCATACCGGATTTTGGCGGTTTTCTGGTCAAAGCCGATTCTGAAAATCGTCCGGGTCCCTTTACGTATGACCGCGACCATGCAGAGGGAGCCAATATGCTGGCGCAGGCGCTGGAGCCGCATGGCGGCATCGTCATTTGGCGCTGCTTTGTTTACAACTGCAAGCAGGATTGGCGCGACCGCACGACCGACCGCGCACGGGCGGCGTATGACCATTTTAAACCGCTAGACGGCAGATTTAACGATAATGTCGTGCTGCAAATTAAGAACGGACCGCTTGATTTTCAGGTAAGAGAGCCTGTATCGCCGCTATTTGGCGCGCTTGAACATACGAATCAGCTCATTGAATTTCAAATTACGCAGGAGTATACAGGGCAGCAGCGTCATCTGTGCTATCTTGTTCCTCAATGGAAGGAAATTTTGGAGTTTAATACATATGCGGAGGGTAAGCAGGCTCCGGTCAAGCGTATAGTGGACGGCTCCTTGTGGGGCAATTCGATAAACGGGATGGCAGCCGTCACTAATGTAGGAGCAGACTCCAACTGGAGCGGGCATTTGCTGGCTCAAGCTAATTTGTATGGCTACGGCAGACTGGCATGGAACCCGGAGTTAACCTCTGAACAAATTGCGAGTGAGTGGATACAGCTTACCCTAACTTTGGATACAGCTGTTCATGATGTCGCTCTCGGATTGCTGATGGATTCGTGGAGCATTTATGAATCGTATACCGCACCGCTTGGCATTGGCTGGATGGTCAATCCAGACCATCATTACGGTCCTAACGTCGATGGTTATGAATATTCGCCGTGGGGAACGTATCATTTTGCAGATAACAACGGATTAGGCGTTGACCGCACGGTGCAGACCGGAACCGGATACAGTGCGCAATATATGGGGACAAATGCGGAAGTGTATAATTCGCTGGAGCATTGTCCGGATGAGCTGCTGCTCTTTTTTCATCATGTTCCGTATACCCATGTCCTTCATTCTGGAAAGACGGTCATTCAGCATATATATGATACTCATTTTGAAGGGGTGGAGCGGGCGGCACAATTGCTTGCAGCTTGGAGCACTCTGAAGGGGCAGTTAGAGGAAGGGCTGTACTTGCAGGTTGAGGAGCGCTTGCGGGAGCAGGCTCGCCATGCGGAGGAATGGCGGGATCAAATCAATACGTACTTCTTGCGCAAAAGCGGCATAGAGGATGAGCATCACCGCAAAATCTATTAA
- a CDS encoding Nif3-like dinuclear metal center hexameric protein, translated as MNITIGHVIKDLKADLELPDSTVDRLLFGHEHTVVKGIVTAFTASQSIIERASALGANFIISHEGIYYKHREPSDWLRNDAVVEVKAAAIEQADVGIFRLHDYIHRYQPDPIEVGLLRKLGWVASEMHAVGAIVDIPAMQLIEVAEYLKSRLHIPYVRAAGEPTMLCERVGVLVGYRGGGSSAIPLLQQENVDLIIAGEGPEWETPEYIKDALHQGRSKALIMLGHAESEAPGMEYLAERLAEKYPMLPVHFLADEPVFRVF; from the coding sequence ATGAACATTACCATTGGACATGTGATTAAAGATTTGAAAGCAGACCTGGAGCTCCCTGATTCTACCGTTGATAGATTGCTCTTTGGGCATGAGCATACCGTGGTCAAAGGGATTGTTACAGCCTTTACAGCCTCGCAATCTATTATTGAGCGGGCATCCGCTTTGGGCGCCAATTTTATCATATCGCACGAGGGGATTTATTATAAACACCGTGAGCCGAGTGACTGGCTTCGCAACGATGCTGTAGTTGAGGTCAAAGCGGCTGCTATTGAACAAGCAGATGTCGGCATTTTTCGCCTTCATGATTATATTCATCGCTACCAGCCTGACCCTATCGAGGTCGGTTTGCTGCGTAAGCTCGGTTGGGTCGCTTCTGAAATGCACGCAGTAGGTGCCATTGTGGACATCCCGGCCATGCAGCTGATAGAGGTAGCCGAATATTTGAAGAGCAGACTGCACATTCCCTATGTGCGGGCAGCAGGGGAACCGACGATGCTGTGCGAGCGTGTCGGGGTTCTCGTAGGGTACAGAGGGGGCGGAAGCTCGGCGATTCCCTTGCTCCAGCAAGAAAATGTGGATTTGATTATAGCAGGCGAAGGACCTGAGTGGGAAACGCCGGAGTATATAAAGGATGCGCTGCACCAAGGGCGCAGCAAAGCTTTAATTATGCTCGGGCATGCCGAGAGCGAAGCGCCGGGGATGGAATATTTAGCAGAAAGGCTAGCGGAGAAATATCCGATGCTTCCTGTTCATTTTTTGGCAGATGAACCTGTATTCCGAGTGTTCTAA
- a CDS encoding VOC family protein: MNRFAIGHVLIKTKQLKQAVQSFQQLGFTVTYRTAPSKAYNALIYLQDGSFLELFNPKPFHLPDRLLRAVFQLLRPLHPAMVNRFLHYLNSEEGLNDYALDSVQLEQAEANVREISQAGAKLGKTINKSKTLPDGRKQTWWLAVPEEPRLPFLMSAYDPELACTEQEISHSNGALGIDRLVIDVPDLENWIESYKLIFTGAEFSRDGQQCTFVLGKNHTVVLRLAKQHRLAEIHLITSLPLKNELRLQPDLSHGAAIMMKSV; encoded by the coding sequence ATGAACCGCTTCGCGATCGGACATGTCTTAATCAAAACAAAGCAGCTAAAGCAGGCTGTGCAAAGCTTTCAACAGCTCGGTTTCACCGTAACCTACCGCACTGCTCCTTCCAAAGCATATAATGCACTCATTTATTTGCAGGATGGCTCTTTTCTTGAGCTGTTCAATCCGAAGCCCTTCCATCTTCCAGATCGGCTGCTTCGAGCTGTTTTTCAACTGCTTCGTCCACTCCATCCAGCCATGGTCAATCGTTTCCTCCATTACTTGAACAGTGAGGAAGGCTTAAATGATTACGCACTGGATAGCGTTCAGCTAGAGCAGGCCGAGGCGAATGTGCGGGAAATCAGTCAGGCTGGCGCCAAGCTCGGAAAAACGATCAACAAGAGTAAAACCTTGCCTGATGGACGCAAGCAAACGTGGTGGCTGGCCGTTCCCGAGGAGCCTCGTTTGCCATTTCTAATGAGTGCATATGATCCAGAGCTGGCGTGTACAGAGCAAGAAATCAGCCATAGCAATGGCGCGCTAGGCATAGATAGGCTCGTTATTGATGTCCCCGATCTGGAAAACTGGATTGAAAGCTATAAGCTTATTTTTACGGGAGCCGAATTTTCAAGGGACGGTCAGCAATGCACGTTCGTTTTGGGCAAAAATCACACCGTCGTGCTTCGGCTGGCTAAGCAGCATCGACTGGCAGAAATTCACTTAATTACCTCGCTTCCATTAAAAAATGAGCTTAGGCTCCAGCCAGATTTGTCCCATGGCGCGGCAATTATGATGAAGTCGGTATAA
- a CDS encoding TetR/AcrR family transcriptional regulator gives MTESKAEKTEKRLLAYAKAEFMEMGYAGANMRTIAQKAGMTTGAIYRYFHDKNALFAALVGPTADEIMQHFEKLARFQLKMLEQNNKIEELAESSDGLLQVVDFIFSRFEVFDLLINRSAGSAWENYMDSLIEHDLASTQAYLEKMVQMNLLAQTPLPRHLAILVKQSYKQVLEIVASQMSREEALEYMQLLIPFLYAGWSTILRKNTSEEEAT, from the coding sequence ATGACTGAAAGCAAAGCAGAAAAAACCGAAAAACGGCTGCTCGCCTATGCCAAAGCAGAGTTTATGGAAATGGGTTATGCAGGGGCAAATATGCGTACAATCGCTCAGAAGGCGGGAATGACTACGGGAGCCATCTACCGTTATTTTCACGATAAAAATGCACTGTTCGCCGCTTTAGTTGGTCCGACTGCCGACGAGATCATGCAGCATTTCGAGAAGCTGGCGCGCTTCCAATTAAAGATGCTGGAGCAAAACAACAAAATTGAGGAATTAGCCGAGTCTAGCGATGGCTTGCTTCAAGTCGTCGACTTCATTTTCAGCCGATTTGAGGTGTTTGATTTATTAATCAATCGTTCAGCGGGCTCTGCGTGGGAAAATTATATGGATTCCTTAATCGAGCATGACCTTGCCTCTACCCAAGCCTACCTTGAAAAAATGGTGCAAATGAACCTGCTGGCGCAAACCCCGCTGCCTCGCCATCTAGCTATTCTTGTTAAGCAAAGCTATAAGCAGGTGCTGGAAATCGTAGCTTCGCAAATGAGCCGTGAGGAAGCGCTGGAATATATGCAGCTGCTGATTCCGTTTTTATATGCGGGATGGAGTACGATTTTAAGGAAAAATACATCAGAGGAGGAAGCAACATGA
- a CDS encoding RAxF-45 family protein: MNHEWVNNRISQLPIAMAGIMHAFSANGISLSIFNHTDIPFARRRLP; encoded by the coding sequence GTGAATCACGAATGGGTCAATAACCGAATTAGCCAGCTGCCGATTGCTATGGCTGGCATTATGCATGCATTTTCCGCGAACGGGATCAGTCTGTCCATTTTTAATCATACGGATATACCATTCGCGAGAAGACGCCTACCTTAA